From Orcinus orca chromosome 3, mOrcOrc1.1, whole genome shotgun sequence, a single genomic window includes:
- the IRF1 gene encoding interferon regulatory factor 1, whose product MPITRMRMRPWLEMQINSNQIPGLIWINKEEKIFQIPWKHAAKHGWDINKDACLFRSWAIHTGRYKVGEKEPDPKTWKANFRCAMNSLPDIEEVKDQSRNKGSSAVRVYRMLPPLTKNQRKERKSKSSRDAKSKAKKKSCGESSPDTFSDGLSSSTLPDDHSSYTTQGYMGQDLDVERALTPALSPCAVSSTLPDWRIPVEIVPDSTSDLYNFQVSPMPSTSEAATDEDEEGKLTEDIMKLLEQSGWQQTSVDGKGYLLNEPGAQPTSVYGDFSCKEEPEVDSPGGYIGLISSDLKNMDTSWLDSLLPPVRLPSIQAIPCVP is encoded by the exons GAGGAGAAGATCTTCCAGATCCCATGGAAGCACGCTGCCAAGCATGGCTGGGACATCAACAAGGATGCCTGTCTGTTTCGGAGCTGGGCCATTCACACAG GCCGATACAAAGTAGGGGAAAAGGAGCCGGATCCCAAGACATGGAAGGCCAACTTTCGCTGTGCCATGAACTCCCTGCCAGATATCGAGGAGGTGAAGGACCAGAGCAGGAACAAGGGCAGTTCAGCTGTGCGGGTGTACCGGATGCTCCCACCCCTCACCAAGAACCAGAGGAAAG AGAGAAAGTCCAAGTCCAGCCGAGATGCTAAGAGCAAGGCCAAGAAAAAG TCATGTGGGGAATCCAGCCCTGATACCTTCTCTGATGGACTCAGCAGCTCCACCCTGCCTGATGACCACAGCAGCTACACAACTCAGGGCTACATGGGGCAGGACTTGGACGTTGAACGGGCCCTTACTCCAG CACTGTCACCGTGTGCCGTCAGTAGCACCCTCCCCGACTGGCGCATTCCAGTGGAAATTGTGCCAGACAGCACCAGTGACCTGTACAACTTTCAGGTGTCGCCCATGCCCTCCACCTCTGAAG CTGCAACAGATGAGGATGAGGAAGGGAAGTTAACTGAGGACATCATGAAG CTCTTGGAGCAGTCAGGGTGGCAGCAGACAAGCGTGGATGGGAAGGGGTACCTGCTCAATGAACCTGGGGCCCAGCCCACCTCTGTCTATGGAGACTTCAGCTGCAAAGAGGAGCCAGAAGTTGACAGCCCTGGGG GGTATATTGGGCTGATATCTTCAGATCTGAAGAACATGGACACCAGCTGGCTGGACAGCCTGCTGCCCCCAGTCAGGCTGCCCTCCATCCAGGCCATTCCTTGTGTACCATAG